The Brassica napus cultivar Da-Ae chromosome C7, Da-Ae, whole genome shotgun sequence genomic interval TGGTCTGATGTCATCTAACGCATCAGTCTCAACGACCATATTCTGCATTAGTGTAAGAAATTGAGATAATCATAGACTACCACCAGAAGCTTTGTATATAgtatctatttattaaaaaaaagtatagtCACAACATTAGGACTTAAGATACCTTGAGTTTGAGAATTCCACTATCTGTCAGGTTAGCCTCAATCATGTAAACCGGGACTTCAAATTCTGGGCTGGCTTTCAGTCTAACTTCCAGACTTGGAACAGAAGTGAATGGTATCTGATTCTCATACTCATCTAAACAATAGATAGATAAAGGTGGAAGAGACGATCCCACCCTGTAGATAAACAGTTACTATCGATCAAAAGAAGGATGTAAGTGAAGAAATGTCTGACATGCAATGCAGTTATGAGTCTTACCTAACATTAATGGTCTCTTGATTACCACCAAGTTTCCAGCTTCCCACCTTAGAAGATGGTTTAACAATCACCTTCTTTTTACAAGTAACTGAATTACCctgaaatgaaaatatatattctatcaATTAGATTATGTGATATCTTGTAGATATTTTAAGTGGCATGTAAGACTTTCAACAGAGAAACTGAAAATGTAAGTGCCAGCCTTTTTGAACAAGTGTGGGATCTTGGACTCAAGTTGAAAGATGTAAAGACCATGCAACCCTCCACGGTTTGTAGGAAAACATCGATCCGAATACAAAGGTTTTGCATTCTTCTCCCTTGATTTCATTTGTGTGCCTTGTAGTTCTACTTCCATGAGCATCTCTCTATCCATCTTCACAAAATGTTTCTGGTCCAACTTTTTAGACAGCTTTGAAGATGTGTAGCTAGCAGGTCTAACAACTGCAACAATCTGTTGTGGTAGGGTTTGTCCAGCACACACTGATGCACCAATAGTTGTTTCCTGTAACATAATTATTGAAATACAAGTGCTTAGATTCAAGTAGATGGTGATAAAGGCATTAAAATGAACAAAGATGAGTTAAGTCTAGCAGTCTATGTCCTAAATTATAACATCAAACACTATTACCCCATTAAATTTCAATGTTCTGCAGTCTTTCTCATCCAGCAAATCAATTCTTGATGGATCCTTTTCTTTTTGCTTGACAAGTTTTCTGTTCCATTCATTATCATCAATAAGTACACactgcaaacaaaaaacacATCTCAGAGTTATATTAAAAGAGTAtgcagaagaaaagaaaagaatggttTCAAGGTTCAGCTATTGACCTTTTCAGTGTCTATAATACTAATTGGGAAAGATGAAGATTTTCGGATTTTCAGTTTTGAGATTCCTTTAATGGTTGAAAGCATGCATCCTTCTTCCTCACAGAAATTTATTTGCCtacatgtttaaaaaaaaaaaaagtcagaaTATAACTAGTAACAATAGTGAGAAGTCATCGACAAATCAGAACTTAGTTTAAATCAGTCACCTGCAAATAATCCGAGCATCACCTGCTTAGAAGACACATTGAAAGAGATCAATCCACAACGACTACAAAAAGCACGATACTCATTTGTAGTAGAGACAGTTAACTTTACCTCCTGTTTCATCCTCAAAGTTTTCTATAAGGAAATAGTCAATTGTTGCATAGACATCGTTCTTGTGAACTCCTCCACATGCTCCTTTCATAATCTTGATCTTCTGTCCACGTTCCCATGACTTCCCTTTTCTCTTCATTACCTTGTGCACCCTCACAGCTACAGCTCAAAGGCAATTCAATTACAAATGAaccattttttatatgttagaaCGATAAAGTGTTTGGGGCTAAACATACCTTCACAATCATGAGAAATGCAAAGAGCTTTCTTATCCAAAGAATCAAATATAACGGTTGCTTCATCTTCACCCATGGCATCTTCTTCATCATATGACTTATGCATCTTAAGAACCCAATCATGATAACTCTGCTCCACTTGCCCATAAGTCAAACTTGTTCCTTCTCTATGAATCACCATACTAACATCTGTAGAACCAAGAGTTAAGTCTACTCTAGTCACTAGAAGAAtagcaaaaaataattataagttcgaatttttttttgtaactaaccGTTATCCTTCTCCTTGGATTTATTACCAAAGTTTTTCAGAGCCACAGAGAATAGGTTTTGGCTTGAAAGATcagtctgcaaaaaaaaaaaagcatgatCAGTAATCAAACAAAGATGGCACTAGTTAGAGGATAGTGTTTAAGCTCACCTTTGAGGGTGTTGGGACAAAACCAGCATCCAAATCTACAACCACCataaaacatattatgaaaAGAAGCATGCATATAACTTGACATACCGACAAAACATACAATCATAAAACATTATATGAATAAAAGCATGTATATAACTTGACATACCGACAAAACATTTCACTCTTTGGCAACATTTCTGCAGAGTAGAGGCTCTGGCTCCTCTTTCCATGAACGGAATTGATGCCTACACAGAAAATAGCATTGGTCAAAATGTTCTTTGTCTAAGAGAAGAGAAGACTAGAGATGACTAACCCAAGGAACTTCTGGGAGTAGACGGCCAAGCCTTCTTACTGAAACACGACCAAAAGTTTGGAAGCTTTCAGAAACTTTGTATCCTTCCTTCTCTAAGCTTTCCATAATTATATCAGTGCTCTCTTTTCCCTACAGCATGCAAAGTTAAGAGAGCTCACAAATTTTTCAGTTCAAGAAAGGTAACCAAAGAGGTCAACAGGGTTCacttcttttgaaaattttttgtCATACATGGACGATTGGAAAATATACAAACTTGAGACGAGCGTTTGCCTCTTGTGATGTCCCTGCATGACAAACAATGAGATGAATTTACCTACCACATGATGAAGCAAAAGCAAGCCAGGCGCAACTTAAACTGTCCAAGGTTTATTAGTACCTTTTCTTTTTTCGTAGATACGAATCTGAAACCAAAACTCTTCACCCTTGGAGTTTAGGTTGGTGGTGGCAACCTCTCCACCCACTATCTCAGTTAAATCCTCTCCATGAACCTTTGAAAatgtcaaaaaagaaaagagataaaGCAATGAATGTAACTAAGAGCACGAAAATAAGAATGATAGTATCAAACCTGAAACTCAACAGGCCTCAGAGTCCTTCCCGTTTTAGATACTTCATCATACTACAAGGTTgacaaaagtaagaaaaaacATTACTCCGTCCATGAACCACCAGAATAAAGAGATTAGTTTTATTACATAATGTCAGTAGTCTCAGCTAAACAATTACCTGGATGTAAGGAAAATAAATATCCTTAAGTCTGCACTGAAGTTGATATATCTCTGGGATCTTACATTTCCATTCAAAAATCTCAACCTagaaattaaatagaaaagCAGTTTCAGATAAAGCATATACTCATCTTAACTTGCAGTTTCAGAACTCAAGTATTAAAAAGagatgaataaaataaatatcaaaatgacATGTACCTTTGTGAAGCTTCCATGAGGAGATAACTTCATTTCCTCGTCCAAAGGATCCCTCATTCCACCGTCGACCTTTACAAAAAAGACACTGTTTAAGAACTCAGACTTTAACAAGTAATAAGAATCTAAACGGAGTTGCAAGATGAATGTATATGATAAATAACCTTCCAGTTCTTTCCGGAGGTAGAACGATTGTCAATCAAAGCTTCTTTGTTGAGTTGCAGGGTGAATACTTTCTTGGACTGTTTCGTCTTCGACGACACTAAAGTACGCCTAACCATGCAAAGTTAGTTAAATGCACATGATAAGGAAAGGAACATTGATGGATAAAACAGGAACTCACACCTTCCCAAATGCATACACGCGTATGCACCTCCATATCCAAACATCCCAAAGAATGGCTACGTAGCATAAGATTGAATATTCAGCAGTAATACTTTTTCTTGTGTATAAAGATTGATGCAAGCAGAAAATGTCCTGAGTTTTCTTAAGAATAGTTAGCTACCATAAGGTATGGTGGTTTGCCTCCAATAGCTTTGGATTTGGAGGACCTGTGAATTGAAGCTCCTATTTTTCCCCTGCACATTTTGACAATAAGCAAGATGCTCAAAATTGCAGTATCAACTTAAGCAAATAATAACATCTTAcgttttgaccaaaaaaaaagaacatctTATGTTTTTCAAGTTGTCTcagtaatatattaatatatagtaacaACATCTTCAATGTATTCAGAGCATTTGAAAAAGGCTCACCACTTAGCAATAGAGTTTTCCTTGCTACTGTCCATTCCAGGACCAGAATCAAAGACTGAAATCCGATCTTCGAGAACATCCACACTGCAAGAGAAGTCACATTGCATTCAGAGATAAAACTCAAGTTGGATCATATGAACTCTTATGACAAGAACAAACCTAATCAGTCTTCTGTTACCAGGGGAACAAGACCACACAGCTTGCAAAGAATTATCCTGTGAAAAATGAGCAAAATGAAAACTGGTGTTCTTTATCAGGAAATCTTATTTTATAAGGTAATTGTAACTGAACACTTACAATCAGATCCGCAAGAGCTGTCTCAAAGCTATAATTTTCAGGTAGTTCTTTCAGCATATCAGTATCAGGAGTCAAATCCCACATATTCTGCAAAAAATAACATAGAATctaatcatcatcaccaacacaAGTTAAGAAGTCAATGATATCATACATATATCAAAGAACTAAATAATAATACTGACCTCATACATAGTGGTAGCTTCACCAGACCCGTCCTGATCCAGAGATTAAAGTTGATGGAAAATACattcagaaaaaaatcatagttATCAGAATCAACACATCAGAGAAGATCAAATGAAAGcaacaaaagaaaagtaaacAGCTCACATCAAGACGTAGTATATTGCACG includes:
- the LOC111211847 gene encoding structural maintenance of chromosomes flexible hinge domain-containing protein GMI1-like, whose translation is MLSTIKGISKLKIRKSSSFPISIIDTEKCVLIDDNEWNRKLVKQKEKDPSRIDLLDEKDCRTLKFNGETTIGASVCAGQTLPQQIVAVVRPASYTSSKLSKKLDQKHFVKMDREMLMEVELQGTQMKSREKNAKPLYSDRCFPTNRGGLHGLYIFQLESKIPHLFKKAGTYIFSFSVESLTCHLKYLQDIT
- the LOC106412326 gene encoding structural maintenance of chromosomes flexible hinge domain-containing protein GMI1-like, coding for MSNRRPPKRALVQVDDDDEEDKFYKLKILLPNGTNVTLTLNNPQPEMSIRNFVNLVKEEYEKTRKSCVLSGKMRKRIDWNLAAESYLDFNGEKIIGMVRLETFKPDSCNILRLDDGSGEATTMYENMWDLTPDTDMLKELPENYSFETALADLIDNSLQAVWSCSPGNRRLISVDVLEDRISVFDSGPGMDSSKENSIAKWGKIGASIHRSSKSKAIGGKPPYLMPFFGMFGYGGAYACMHLGRRTLVSSKTKQSKKVFTLQLNKEALIDNRSTSGKNWKVDGGMRDPLDEEMKLSPHGSFTKVEIFEWKCKIPEIYQLQCRLKDIYFPYIQYDEVSKTGRTLRPVEFQVHGEDLTEIVGGEVATTNLNSKGEEFWFQIRIYEKRKGTSQEANARLKFVYFPIVHGKESTDIIMESLEKEGYKVSESFQTFGRVSVRRLGRLLPEVPWASIPFMERGARASTLQKCCQRVKCFVDLDAGFVPTPSKTDLSSQNLFSVALKNFGNKSKEKDNDVSMVIHREGTSLTYGQVEQSYHDWVLKMHKSYDEEDAMGEDEATVIFDSLDKKALCISHDCEAVRVHKVMKRKGKSWERGQKIKIMKGACGGVHKNDVYATIDYFLIENFEDETGGKVNCLYYK